GATCTCCACCATCGCCTCGCGCGCGAGGCCGCGGCTCGGTCAATCGTCCTGCTCAAGAACGACGGCGATCTCCTCCCGTTGAGCCCCGGACGCTCCGTCGCGGTCATCGGCTCGTTCGCGCACGACCCCCGTTATCAGGGCGGCGGCAGTTCGCACGTGAACCCGACGCGCCTCGACGTACCGGTGGACGAGATCCGGGCAGCCGGCGGCACGGTGATCTACGCCCCGGGTTTCAGCACCGACGGCTCGCGGGTGGATACGGCGGGCGCGATCGCCGCGGCGGCGGGCGCCGATGCCGCCGTGCTGTTCCTGGGACTGGCGGCCGCACAGGAGTCGGAGGGCTTCGACCGCGACGACATCGAACTGCCGGCGGACCAGGTCGAGTTGCTGACCGCGATCCTGGCGGTGCAACCGCGAACGGTGGTCGTGCTCGCTCACGGAGGCGTCCTCCGCCTCGGATCGATCGCCGCGGCCCCTGCAATCCTCGACGGCGCGCTCCTCGGCCAGGCCGGGGGCGGGGCCATCGCCGACGTGCTCTTCGGGGTCGTCAACCCGTCGGGTCGGCTCACCGAGACCGTGCCGGTCAGGTTGCAGGACACCCCGGCGTATCTGAGTTTCCCGAACGAGAACTCGCACATCCGCTACGGCGAGGGCATCTTCGTCGGCTACCGCTGGTACGACGCCCGGGACATCGAGGTCGCCTATCCTTTCGGACACGGATTGTCCTACACGACTTTCGAGTACTCGGATCTGTCCGTCGCATCGGATGATCCGGGCGTCACCGGTGTGGTCGTCGGGGTGACGGTGACCAACACCGGTTCTCGGGCCGGGCGTGACATCGTCCAGGTCTACACGTCGAAGCCGGACTCACATGTCGGACGACCGCCGCGCGAGCTGACGGGCTTCGCGACCACCCGCGGCCTCGAACCCGGTGAGTCGCAGATCATCTCGATCGCAATCGACCGCAACGACCTGGCCTACTGGGACACCCGCGTCGACCGCTGGATCGTCGAACCGGGTGAGTACGGCGTCGAGGTCGGCGCGTCGAGCCGGGACATCCGGCTGACCACCACCGTCGAGATCGCGGGCGACGAGGTTCGCCTCGCGATCGACGAGAACTCGACCCTCGGCGAGGTCCTGGCGAATCCTGCTGCGGCGCAAGCGCTCGCGTCCCGATTCGAGGACAACCCGCTGACGAGCTCCGACGACGCCCTGGGCGTCGACATGGCACGGATGATGGCGTCGATACCGCTCGGACGCCTCGCCGGGTTCGGGATGCGGGACGAGGACATCGCCGCGATCATCGCGGCGGCACGCGCGGACTGACCGGCCGGGTACCTCCGACACCACGCCGGCGATTCAAGGTTGCATCTGGAGTCCGCTGAGGAGACCGTGCTGATGCGCCAGCGTTGCCAGTCCGACGCGGTTGGCGACCCCGGTCTTGCCGAGTAGATGCTCTATGTGGCGGCCGACTGTCTTGGCGCTGATGACGAGCGCAACGGCGATCTGCGCCGAGGTCAGACCGTTCGCCACCAGGGTGAGGACCTCCAGCTCCCGTCCGGTGAGGTCGAATGGGAGCGGCTCGGGCGTGGCGAAGGTCAGGGCCACGGGGGTGGCGGCCCGATATCGCGGCGTCGCCGGGAGCAGCCGGACCAGATGCCAGGTTCCCCCGGGGTCGCACCATCGGAACTTGCGCTCGGTACCGGCGAGTCGTGCGACGATCGAGAGCAGTTCGGGGTCGACATCTGGTATGAGCTGATCGTGCAGGGCCCGGCAGTTTCCCGACCTGTCGATGAGCCACGCGGGGCTCCCTGGAGAGAGGAAGTCAGCCACCATCACCGGACGCATCGTCGTGTCGAGAAGCGACGCGACACTGCTGCGGAGCTCGTTGATCTCGGTGACGTCCACGTCGCGGGGGTAGCGGCGGTCGTCGGAATTGACGTGCAAGGTCCCGGCATAAGTGCCTTGTGCGGTGACCAGGCGGGCGGACAGTCCCTCGTCGAATCCGGCCGGGGTGAACACGTTGGTGACCGAGTGGGTCCGTCGGTACCCGGGGAAGTCACGCCAGCGCAACGCGCCGGAGCGGGTTCTCTCCATCTCTTTGAACAGCGGGTCGTTCGAGACGAACCAGCTGTTGAAATGGCTCATGACCGAATCGGGATAGTCGTGATTGGCGAGGGTCAGGTGCCGGCCCGCGACCGGATCCCACAGACTGATCGCGCTTGCCGACGACGACACGCGCTCACCGAGCGCGCACAGCAGTTCGTCGGCACGCGTGTTGAGGTCGGCCGCGCTCCCCAGTGCCTCATGATAGGGCCCGGTGGTCGACGATCTCATGCGCTCTCCGTAACCCCCCGACGATGATCATTCGATGGGTTGCATTGTTCCGCAAGCGCGTTTCGGCGATGTTTCCCATCAGGCCGGCGACGCAACACTCGTTGTCGATCTAGAAACCAGCAGTTAACAATCGAAGTGGGAAAGATGGGGAATTCTCCCGATTCGCGCGGCAGGTCTCGGTCCTTAGATTCGAGGCACGGGTCGCACACCGCTGTGCGGCCGGTGACCGATTGATCTCAGACGGCCCGGAGCAGCAACTCCGGCCGACAAGCCAGGAGTTACCGATGACCACGGACTCTTCACGTGAACGTTCCCGATGGCGCATGACGATGTCGATCACCGCTGTGGCGGTGGCCGGTGTCATGCTGTCCGCGTGCGGGAGTGCGGCTTCCGACAGTGACAGCGCCGCAGGCCGCGTCGACTGTCTCGATACGAGCGGAGATTCGGTCGCGGTGGGATCGATCAACTCGCTCAGCGGTGGTACCGCAGTGAGCGAAGTCGTGATCCATGACGCCATCACGCTCGCCGTGGAGCAGATCAACGCGGACGGAGGTGTGCTCGGAAAGCAACTGCGGCAGATCTCCGAGGACGGTGCCTCCGATCCCGCGATCTTCGCCCAGAAGGCCCAGAAGCTCGTAGCGAGCGACTGTGTCGCAGCAGTTTTCGGCGGATACACCTCTGCCAGCCGGAAGGCGATGCTCCCCGTGTTCGAGGACACCGGTGCGCTGCTCTACTACGGCCAGCAGTACGAGGGGCTGGAGAGCTCTCCGAACATCTTCTACACGGGTGCCACGACCAATCAGCAGATCATCCCCTCACTGGACTACCTCCGCGAACAAGGAGTGAAGTCGATCTACCTCGTGGGCAGTGACTACGTCTTCCCCCGCACCTCGAACGCGATTGTGCGTGCTTATGCGGAGGAGAACGGAATGACCATCGCCGGTGAGGATTACGCTCCGCTCGGCTCCACCGACTTCTCCACGATCGTCAACAAGATCCGTCGATCCGACGCCGATGCCGTGTTCAATGTGGTTGTCGGCGACTCGTTGGCCGCATTCTTCCGCGAGTACAACAACGTCGGCCTGAACGCATCGACGATGCCGGTCATGTCGATGTGCGTCGGCGAGGAAGAGGTCAGGAGCATCGGAGCCCAGAATCTCGTCGGTCAGTTGTCGTCGTGGAATTACTACCAGTCACTGGACAATCCGGTGAACGACGAGTTCGTTGTCGCCTTCAAGGAGCGGTTCGGGTCGTCGAGTGTGACCTCGGACCCGATGGAGTCGGCCTACACCGCTGTGCACCTGTGGAAGCAGATGGTCGAGAAGGCGGATACGTTCACACCGGAAGAGGTGTCCGCTGCTGCGGCCGGCGTCAGTTACGAAGCGCCCGAGGGACTGGTCACCGTCGACGGCGAGAACCACCATGTCACCAAGACGGCGCGGATCGGCCGAGTGACCGCAGACGGTCAGTTCGACGTGGTGTGGAGTTCTGACGGACCGATCGAACCCGACCCTTTCCTCGACAGCTATCCGTGGGCTGAGGGTGTCGGGGCCTGACCTGCGAACCCCAGACGTGTCGGCCATCTGAGAGGGAACACCTGTGCATCTCACACCGAAGGACGAGGACCGGCTGCTGCTCTTCCTCGCAGCTGAACTCTCACGCAGACGCCGGTCGCGCGGACTGCGACTGACGTATCCGGAAGCGCGTGCGCTCATCGCCGACGAGGTGGCGGAAGCCGCTCGTGGGGGAGCCAGCGTCTCGGAGGCGGCGGCACTCGGTGCGTCGCTCCTCACCGATGACGACGTGGCCCCCGGGGTCGCAGCCCTCCTGGGGTCGGTGCAGGTGGAGGGATTTTTCGACGACGGCCAGAAGCTCGTGACCGTTCACGACCCGATCCGGCCGGGAACCGGCCCTGCGCCGACGCGACTGGCCGGTGACGAGCACACGCCCGGGGAGTATCTGCTCGTCGACGAAGACGTCGTGATCAACGACGGGCGGGACACAGCAGCGATCACGGTGGTCAACACCGGTGATCGACCGGTCCAGGTCGGCTCGCACTTCCACTTTTTCGAGGCCAACCGGGCGCTGCTGTTCGATCGACGGGAAGCCTTCGGGATGCGTCTGGACATCCCGTCGGGCACCGCCGTCCGGTTCGAGCCCGGGGCCGAGCACGATGTCGAACTCGTCGCCTTCGGCGGCGAGCGCGTCATCACCGGCCTCAACGACATGACCAACGGCCCAACCGATGTTGCGCTGCCCGCCGCGACGCTACGCGACCTGCGCGCAGCGGGATTCCTGGACACGTCCGCGGGAGACGTAACCGGGAGGACCACTTCAGGAGGGGACTATGGTGCAGAGACTGACGCGTAGGCACTATGCGGAGCTGTTCGGGCCGACGACCGGCGACAGGGTGCGTCTGGCCGACACCGAACTCCTGGCGCGCGTGGAGTCCGACGCCACCGTATACGGCGACGAGTCGGTGTTCGGCGGCGGCAAGACCATGCGTGAGGGCATGGCCGTGCACAATGCGATCACGAATGCCGAAGGCGCACTGGACTTCGTGATCACGAACGTCCTCATCATCGATGCTGTGCTGGGGATTCGTAAGGCCGACATCGGGATCAAGGACGGGCGCATTGCCGGCATCGGCAAGTCCGGCAACCCCGCCACCATGGATGGGGTCGATGCCGAGCTGGTGATCGGAGCCGGCACCGACATCCGTTCGGGTGAAGGCATGATCGCGACCGCGGGAGCCATCGACGTCCACGTGCACTTCGACAGCGCCGGACTGGTCGAGGAAGCCATCTCGAGCGGTATCACCACCATGATCGGTGGGGGCCTGGGTCCGGTCACGGTGGGGATCACCAGCTCGGGGCCACATAATCTGGCAAGGATGCTTCGGGCAGCAAAGGCATTCCCGATGAACTTCGGATTCATCGCGAACGGAAGTGCCGCATCCACAGCACCGTTGATCGAGCAGGGACTCGCCGGTGCGATCGGATACAAGATCCACGAGGACTGGGGTGCGACGCCGGCATCGATCCGCGCCTCGCTCGACGCGGGCGACGAACTCGACCTACAGGTGCAGATCCACAGTGACACCCTGAACGAGTCGGGCTTCTATGAGGACACCATGCGCGCAATCGGTGGCCGCACGATCCACACCTATCACGCCGAAGGTGCGGGCGGTGGACACGCCCCGGACATCATGCGGGTCGTGGGTGAGCCGAATTGCCTTCCGTCGTCCACGAATCCGACCAACCCGTATACGCTCAACACCTTCGACGAGCATCTC
The genomic region above belongs to Gordonia hongkongensis and contains:
- a CDS encoding glycoside hydrolase family 3 C-terminal domain-containing protein, translating into MSEFSLTEKAALGSGADFWTTKSVGSVPALTLTDGPHGVRKQTGAADHLGLAGSEPATCFPPAVGLGQSWDTGLIRRVGEALGREARGLDVDVLLGPGVNIKRDPRCGRNFEYFSEDPFVTGRLGAAWVSGVQSIGVGTSLKHFALNNAEDDRMRSSSDVDPRPMREIYLRAFAHIIRTANPWTVMCSYNRINGTYAAENRWLLTDLLRGEWGYDGVVVSDWGAVADRVRAVAAGLDLEMPGPGDRTDAQVVDAVHNGTLDEAALDRSARAVRQLAERAAAGRTNRSVVDFDLHHRLAREAAARSIVLLKNDGDLLPLSPGRSVAVIGSFAHDPRYQGGGSSHVNPTRLDVPVDEIRAAGGTVIYAPGFSTDGSRVDTAGAIAAAAGADAAVLFLGLAAAQESEGFDRDDIELPADQVELLTAILAVQPRTVVVLAHGGVLRLGSIAAAPAILDGALLGQAGGGAIADVLFGVVNPSGRLTETVPVRLQDTPAYLSFPNENSHIRYGEGIFVGYRWYDARDIEVAYPFGHGLSYTTFEYSDLSVASDDPGVTGVVVGVTVTNTGSRAGRDIVQVYTSKPDSHVGRPPRELTGFATTRGLEPGESQIISIAIDRNDLAYWDTRVDRWIVEPGEYGVEVGASSRDIRLTTTVEIAGDEVRLAIDENSTLGEVLANPAAAQALASRFEDNPLTSSDDALGVDMARMMASIPLGRLAGFGMRDEDIAAIIAAARAD
- a CDS encoding helix-turn-helix transcriptional regulator, producing the protein MRSSTTGPYHEALGSAADLNTRADELLCALGERVSSSASAISLWDPVAGRHLTLANHDYPDSVMSHFNSWFVSNDPLFKEMERTRSGALRWRDFPGYRRTHSVTNVFTPAGFDEGLSARLVTAQGTYAGTLHVNSDDRRYPRDVDVTEINELRSSVASLLDTTMRPVMVADFLSPGSPAWLIDRSGNCRALHDQLIPDVDPELLSIVARLAGTERKFRWCDPGGTWHLVRLLPATPRYRAATPVALTFATPEPLPFDLTGRELEVLTLVANGLTSAQIAVALVISAKTVGRHIEHLLGKTGVANRVGLATLAHQHGLLSGLQMQP
- the urtA gene encoding urea ABC transporter substrate-binding protein, with the protein product MTTDSSRERSRWRMTMSITAVAVAGVMLSACGSAASDSDSAAGRVDCLDTSGDSVAVGSINSLSGGTAVSEVVIHDAITLAVEQINADGGVLGKQLRQISEDGASDPAIFAQKAQKLVASDCVAAVFGGYTSASRKAMLPVFEDTGALLYYGQQYEGLESSPNIFYTGATTNQQIIPSLDYLREQGVKSIYLVGSDYVFPRTSNAIVRAYAEENGMTIAGEDYAPLGSTDFSTIVNKIRRSDADAVFNVVVGDSLAAFFREYNNVGLNASTMPVMSMCVGEEEVRSIGAQNLVGQLSSWNYYQSLDNPVNDEFVVAFKERFGSSSVTSDPMESAYTAVHLWKQMVEKADTFTPEEVSAAAAGVSYEAPEGLVTVDGENHHVTKTARIGRVTADGQFDVVWSSDGPIEPDPFLDSYPWAEGVGA
- the ureB gene encoding urease subunit beta translates to MHLTPKDEDRLLLFLAAELSRRRRSRGLRLTYPEARALIADEVAEAARGGASVSEAAALGASLLTDDDVAPGVAALLGSVQVEGFFDDGQKLVTVHDPIRPGTGPAPTRLAGDEHTPGEYLLVDEDVVINDGRDTAAITVVNTGDRPVQVGSHFHFFEANRALLFDRREAFGMRLDIPSGTAVRFEPGAEHDVELVAFGGERVITGLNDMTNGPTDVALPAATLRDLRAAGFLDTSAGDVTGRTTSGGDYGAETDA
- the ureC gene encoding urease subunit alpha, whose translation is MVQRLTRRHYAELFGPTTGDRVRLADTELLARVESDATVYGDESVFGGGKTMREGMAVHNAITNAEGALDFVITNVLIIDAVLGIRKADIGIKDGRIAGIGKSGNPATMDGVDAELVIGAGTDIRSGEGMIATAGAIDVHVHFDSAGLVEEAISSGITTMIGGGLGPVTVGITSSGPHNLARMLRAAKAFPMNFGFIANGSAASTAPLIEQGLAGAIGYKIHEDWGATPASIRASLDAGDELDLQVQIHSDTLNESGFYEDTMRAIGGRTIHTYHAEGAGGGHAPDIMRVVGEPNCLPSSTNPTNPYTLNTFDEHLDMVMVCHHLNARIPEDVAFAESRIRRETIAAEDVLHDLGAISAIGSDSQGMGRIGETIARTWQLASHMRATRGPLPDDAGTGADNQRILRYIAKLTLNPAKMFGIDHEVGSLEPGKLADIVLWEPKFFGIRPEVVFKGGFPAWSVMGESNASLMTCEPLKYRPQWAAFGKSPVDVSVNFVGRAALDSGLGERLGLDTPLIGCTGSRALTKADFVHNDHLPEISIEPDTYRVVVNGEICTSTPMSSVPLGRRYTLK